GATCGCCGTGATCCACCGCCGGCACAGTTCTCCACCCTGCCGTGCAGCCCCAATGAGCTAATCAGTCTGTTGTCCCTCAAGCGGGAGGTCCTGCAACCACATGTGGCACGCCCGCTGAAAGTCTGCCGCTCGCCCATTTTCTGCCCCGATGCTGATTGCAGGCGTATGTTCTTCATTTCCGACTTCAACGATCATCTGACACACGAACATCCCTCGCTGGCCATGGAGCGCATTACCCCCTGCAAGGCCAAGACCTTCTTTCTGGACACGCGCGTCACACTGTTGAATAAAGCCAAATGCAATATGGTCTACTTTGTCAAGGACAAGTTCATTGACAAGAACACCGAAAAGTATCCCGATCTGCTGCCGGTGCTCGTGATGACCGCCCGCTTGCACGCACCCGACTTTTTTACATCCAACAATCCTGCCAAGCCGCGCTCCACCGCAAGGGCTGGTGGCTCTGATCAGGAAATCTTTCTCATCTGGCTGACCAGCATTCGACCCGACGATGTCAAAATTATTGGCACCATATCCGTTTGGCCAACAAGTAGCCGACCCATTGTCGAATACCTGATGGTGCAAACCAACGAGGTCTACAATATTCGTTCGGCCCAAAAGCTAAAGACCATCTATAACAGCAATCGTGTTATGGCCCTGCCTGGCAATTTTGTCAACCGAATGACCGACGGTGGCAAACACCTTTTGGCCGTACAGGTGTTGATTCATTAGTTTTATCTTTGGTAACGATTcgatataaattttaatcaagtgaattttataaataaattgtgggAGGGAATCATTTAATTGCTATACTTATTCATTTAATGGAATTTATATTAGACCGTTTCTGACTGTGATTtctacataagtatatatagacatatatatgtttgggTTAACTAAAGCATGGCAGGATCGCCATATTCGAGCTTCATATCCAAAATGCAATGCAGATAAGAGTTCACaccaaatgatttttttttctagttcTCCAAtctacacacatttatatattttccatatattttcaaatttttgatataattttTGGTTTGATTCAATTCCCAAAGCATCCGAAAATGTTGCATGCTTTTAGGCAGCACACATAACATTTTGTCGCAATGCAAACAAGTTTGTTGCTTAGGATCTTATTAGCCGGCAatagaaatttgttttatttctaaGCTTGCCGGGCAGGCTGTGCTTTAGTatttcacaacaacaacaaaaaaaaatacacaattcAAAGCTTCAAATCATTTTAGTTTAGTTGCTTTCATTCTTCGGTCTTTTTgaaggaaaaaaaatttttttaaggAAACTATATTTGGGCACTGTAAACAGAAATTCCTAGAAGACTTTTGGTTAGTATCTAGTGCTAGTGTGTTTACCAGATCATGTCTTCACAGTTTGGTGTCGAAAAGTGCGGAGGCGAGGGCTCTGAGGCGGCCGGCGGTGCCGCTGTCATCAATTCCCTGACCAGTGAAATGTCTCTGGAACTGAAACCATCTCCCAAGCAGACTTGTATTCCACTGCATCAGCGTCAGCGTATGGTCAATTCGGAGACAAGGTGAATGCAATAATTCATTGATTGAAAGAAAGCGAATAAAAACTGAACTTGTCCCTGTCGCAGTGTCAACTCGAAAAAACTGGACATTGACATGCCGGACAAGTCCTGGTCGGTGCTGTATATCGGTGCCAAGAAGGATGAGAACTTTGAATAGCAGCTAAACTGTGTGGTGCATTCTAACAAAATGATGTATTTTCGAAACAAAGTGCTCTCTATATCAGCTATTTAGTTAAGCTACCATCGTCTATGAACAGCCTGGCCAGCCCATAATAATTGTGATCGACTTTACGCATCCACATCTTCCAGTCACCCAATgctttaatatacaaattccCACTCGTGCCAGTGCATACTATATCATGCTCCCCAATGTCTTCTtcatttagttgtttttttttttttgtttttataaaacacATGTGTGGGTGGTAATACTCTAGGCTAGCATTCGCAGCCAATTGCAATTGACGTTGAGGtttcgcttttatttttaCCCCGGCTTCGTCTCGCAGACAGCGATTGTGATTAATGGCGACGCCGTCATTGAATGCGATCTGGCGCTAAATATGCATGACCACGAGTCGCTTCATGATGTCATTTCACGAATGATAGTGCCAGAATCATTGAATGGCACTTGATATGCGGTATATGTGCCATATTTAACGCGCGTCTTGTGTCGCCAAAGAAGAGCCCAGCATCAGCTCTTGACGAGTGACAAATGAAACAATGTACGACCAGCTATCTGGAATTGGCGGAAATAATGGCTTAATGATACAAATGACGTGTCTTATTTAATACTTGACATGACTTGAAATACGTGTGAAATTGTCGAGTAACCGATATACATGATAATGATCATGACATGTGCTAACCATTTTTCAAACTTGGGATCTCTGAattacattaattaaaatgttttgtctCACGTCGGTTTGTGAACGTAGCtttttacatatatgaatTTAAACTTTGGCTTGAATCTTGTCgcattatttcaatttcaaatcgAAATTTAAACATTAAGACGTAccaaatattttcacaaattCATAGCCACTGCCTCCTCTATAGTTGAGTCCACCTTTACTATTGTTCATGGCGCCGCCTCCTCTTTTACTTAAGCTGCCATCTCCTCCAATATCAAAGCCGCCGCCTCCTCTATTACTTAAGCTACTCCTTCTTCCATTACATATATTCccttacacatacatacttaaatacatacatatatacatatatacatacatacatacatacatacattcgtatatacatacatacatacattcatacatacatacatacatacatacatacatacatacatacatacatacatgcatacatacatacatacatacacacatacatacacacacacacacacacacacacatacatacatacatacatacatacatacatacatacatacatacatacatacatacatacatacatacatacatacatacatacatacatacctacatacttacatacatacatacatacatacacacatacatatatacatacgatGGCCATGCCTCCTGCTCCGGTCCGGTTGGTCTCCCTGCTGCTCCTTCGCCATGCTCCACTGTTTTCAGCGTTACAGCTGCTTGCGCCTATTTTATAGGTGCAGCCTGCAAGTCTTACTTACacttttgagaatcgaggaggagggcagCTTTAACAAATACGTTTTCTTATTAAAATTTGCCACGCAACAAGCCAAATTGGTCTGTTATTGGTATAGAAGACAACCCGACATACAtccacacatacatgcatacatacaaacatacatacatacgtgggtacatacatacatacgcccCTTGGTCGTTCTTTCGATTTTTACAAAAGACCCTGATCTCGAACCAGCTAGAAATCCaggtgaaaatgaaaattgtaattCCCACCTTGATTTTCAATTCTAAGAAAACTTAACAGGCAGTCGCACGAGAGAAACgtgtgttttatatttttatcctCCCACCCGCTTTCTCATTTTCTCATATTCTCACtttcgatttgtttatttgccgGCAATTCAGCGACACACTGCCAAAGACCTTTCACCGTAAACACTTAAAAATAGCGCATGAGCACATAATTGCACACACAGCAATGCATATAGAATCACACACACCGGCTCacaatgttttaattaatgaGGTAACAGACAGCGACCAGACAAATAAAATGGGGGCGTGCCAATTGTTCGTGTGGTAAGCGAATGACGCAGAGTTCGCTGTGGCCCAGAATGCATTTGGGTTGCCTCTAAAATTCTGGGAATTATGGAAGGGCTATGCGCAGAGAACCTTCAAAGTTTTTAAGAACTCTTCAAAGCTAATACGCTAATTGTAaggttaaattgttgttaaagGTTTGGCAATAAATTGGAATTGCAAATTGAGCTTCAAATTCTTAAAGAAATTTGGTACCCTAACATAAGAACGGtgagaataaaataaatctcCAAGACAGGTATTTTTCCAGTTACACTTGAAGAGAACACACGAGCAAAGAGGAAATTCGCATGTCAACAgttcaattaattattataaaaaaattaaacattaaaaaaaatgaggCAACACTCGAAATAGTGAGCGGAATTTGCATGTCAACAGTTTAATTAATTcttataaaaactttaaaataaatatgcatatgcaaaagAATGAATTGAAATAGGGGCTCGTACTGAGCACCAGAAAATAATTTGGCGCTGTTTCATTTCCGCATTTTTTTGGCTGTATTCGCATTGCCTTGGCACTAGGCCACTTCCTCAGAAGAGCATTCAAATTGATGATACATTTTTGCActtgttaatttgttttgttcatttgcacaaaatatggtgtaataaaatcaatgcaaaTAGAAAAGATGTGAAACAATTGAGAATGTCCAAGTGGCATGAGATCATCGCAATTTGTGTAAATGGTCTGAGTAAATTATCGTGGGAGCAAGGATTTTACATTTGTCTGGCCGCACTGAAAAATGCTGTGAAAACTATTTGCTTGAATACTATTCGAGCAAGTTTTCTTTCATTCCACTAGATCTTACGAGCTTCCCATAGACATATAGCGCATATAGCTGTTGCTCGTAATTGAAATGGACCACAAAATCGCTCAGCCACGTTTTGGATTTTTATGGCGTGCGCCGCCAACTTCAAAGTTGCCTACATCAGTGGGTATTCTTTTGTGGTTCTCTCTGCCTTTCTTTCTGGCTGATCTTCACGTCTGATTGATGGCTATGATTGATGAGCTCTACCAGTTGGCCGCAACTGGTCGCCTGCAGCAGGCCCGCTCTACCCCGCCCCGTTGGCTCCAAATCCAAATCGGCGGCCTGCgcgcttttaatttattttcgcaCAAAAATGCTGCCGCCCAAATTGATACAATTGAACTTTGCTGTACTTTTTATACGCTTTTTATTGGACTCTCTCATTTCAATGCTTCCCAGAGCTCTTCCCGGCTGCATAAAATGCCGTTTCTCCAATTTCaaccttttaaatatttgcataacagCAGCAAAGTCCAAAGTGCAAGCTGAAAAAAATGTGTTTCAGATGTCCGAATAAACACTTTGCACGGTGGGCAAGAGAATACACAATTCTTGCTTTTGCAATTCAAAcgtatttaaacatttttaccatatgacaaaaatataatgaataattagaaaaatattaacatattCTGATCATTTAAGTTTCAATTTGAACACtttcacatatgtatgtagtatCGTAGCTCGCCCCACTGTGCAGCCCATCGTCATTTCGACTCTTAcatgaaattttcattttcatttttgggcAAACTCTCCGATTTCCATACAGCAAACATGAGCATgagcataaaattaaatattcataagAATTGGCAAGTCATTTAGCCAAACGGCAATGGCATTGCATTTGCCAAGGTGCCCGGGGAGAGGGGCATGGCGGACAGACAAAGCGAAAGGTGGCCCACTGCCCGAAGAGGGAAGAATCTAGGCGCGCGGTTATGATTCCGTTTTGGCCACGATTGCAATGCGGCTTTGACAGCTTGGTTGCTGTTGACGATTGACGCTTGGCAGTGGTTTCGGTGGTGCAATTGTGGTTTTTATTGCCGTTATTGTTGTCTTTTGGAcaatgtgtcattgacacgATTCCGTGGCTGCGGCTGAGACTTCGTTTGCATCTTTAATGCGTTTTGCACAAAAGTTTTAAGCCGCCAAAAGGCgcaacagcaaaaagcaaTTATTTCGTGCAAAGTGCAGCTAATTTTCGCTTTCTGGTtgacaaattgaatttcactCGCTGCACTCGACTCGCTCGAGCGGGCACGAGGGGTGGCCTGTCcaatgcggcgtatacgtGCTGTGGCCAGTTTGCGGCCAATTTCCATTTGCTTACCTGGCCATACACGAATCTGTGCATATGTGCCAGCTACTTTCGATGCACACTACATACTTgctaattaacaaaataattgattaattgGCGTATCTAACGACagttatattatttaaatgggAATTCAGTTTACAGCACATAATGAATGCGTCTCCCACAAGTTGAGTCATATTTACGAATACCTTTACAGGTGGGACGATTGTTGCAACAATTGAGTCATGCCAGATAAATTCTTACTCAGAGGACGTAAATTCGAATACTTGCTGTGACAAACTCTATGCGCAATTTCATGCATCATTCACAGAGATGATTATTattcataatatatttatatgctaaATTTGTAGAATCATGACGCTTACATTTAAATTAGTTATCAGCGGAGTTTGAACCTGCTTTGAGCCAGCTCATTTAAATCTAGTTCTTTAAATGTCAACTTGCAGCATAAGAAACTGTTCGTTGGCTTAACTCAATAACGTTTCTTTGAATTAGTTAAATTTGTAATCTAATATTTAATCTATGCCACCTTCTCTGTCTCCCTCCCCCTCTCTTTGAATGGTTTTTAGAGGGATTTGTAATAGCTTTGAGCCATTTGAATCTACTTTTGAtgataaattgaaattttttctttaatttgttaaattttcttAATCTATgccctcctctctctctctccctctctctctctctttctttgaTAAATAGTTAAATGCGTTTTTAATCTTTTCGCTCAAATAATGCCGTCTAATTGAACTTGAACCCAATGTTAAGTGACAATTAAATGTGATGTCTTCATTtgatacaaaaacaaaattcggcacagttaattaaatattttgaagtTTTGGCGCTCAAACTATTTGAATTGTAAATTCTTTTTTGGTCATTCTAGCAAGCCAATTGGTTTAATAACACTTAACCGTTTAGTGAGCCGTTTTTCACAGGTTGctgcaatatttttgaaaagtttttaagGCCTCTAGCAGCACATAAGTGAATGCCATAAAGATATTGAAAATCAATTAGTGCAATGGAGCCCACCGACTGAGGCAGACACCAAGGCTTCCCCCTACCATGATATACTGCCCCGACCGCGTACGTCTCCTCCTCCCCTCTCTGTTCGTGTTGAAcgcataatttttttttgcagaggCCTTGAAAGCGCCACGTTGCACAGCAAATCGAACCGAATGACAAAGTTTGTTTACTGCCACCGGCATTTGCAGTGGATTTTCAGCAGTTGGTCTGCCTGAGTCTTTACTGTGGCCAGTTAGTCGCTCAGCAAGTTGCCTTCAATTAGCGCCAATCGCCGCATAACAACGAAAACCAATTAAGTGACGTTTAGACGCGTCGTCTGCAACTCCagagctgtgtgtgtatgtgtgtgtgtgtgcgtgtgtgttccCAGTGAAACTTGGAATAtttcttcatatttttatcTAGCATCTtttatcaaatattattttaattgaaatttattataaaatatgccaattttttttatagcttttcattttggcatAATTGCAAACATGTTGGCCGCACAGCTCACTTGTTTACGGCATTAATCATACGTCGTCTTCGATTTTCATTGCTTATTTGCATGGCCGTAAAGTTGGATTACTCACTGGGTCTATATACTATTTTCCGAGGCACTGAATCACAGGGGCCACAAATACGAATGCTGCATGCAATTCGTGACCTTCGGCTGGGAAAATACACATGTTCCAGAACATAGTTAAACCATATTTTATATGCGAATTTATGACTGGCACGCATTTTGGCCAATTCGGCATGCACACAGTGCCGGGAAATGGAGCAAGCCGGAGATCGGATCAGCCGCCGGCCGGGACATGTGTGTTGGCTAGTTTATTGCGGCTTGCGGCCAGCCGTGGGTGTGGGGCACATATAGGCATGTATTACTGTCTGTAGCGTTTTGTAGCAACAAGTGCAAGTTTGCGTATCCCATTCATTTTGATGCCAGCATGCATACAAACTTGGTTTATTTATAATGCAGCCATTCGATGTTATGTTAGTTTTTCATCTATTTGTTTAAATCtattctattttcttttcatttttcttttctttggcTGCTGTACAAAGCAAATTTAGCACTTAATTTAGCGCAGTTTCGAGGGGTGCGGTGTGCTTATTGGCggaaaaaattgtttcttaCTGGAGCAGAGCCCCACAGTTGCGCATAAATCCACATGTGGTTGTTGCTCGCTTCTGGAatgtgcgaaaaaaaaaatggaaaacttttgGCACATCtggcacacacagacacagacttGCGAATCATAATACAATTGAACTATAATTGGCATTCAGGATTACAAAGTCTATTGCTTACGACTATATATGCAAGTCTTGATTGAATACGGAAATTGGGATGGACTTCTCAAATGCAAACATTATTGCATTACTTCTTGAATCCGATTGATTACAGGGTAGCATTTAAATTATGGTATTTATGTTAGACAGTTGACCTTTTAATGAATGAGAAATGAATAAGAAAACGTGTGGGGTCGACCAACAACATATTTAGATTGTAATAAATTAGCCAGACAAGCACTCGCGAGAGTTGCGCAAGTTCAAGAGCAGGGTGCCAAAGAAACAATCTGTAAAATGATGCTAGACATTAATTGGCCAGCCCTATGGGCTCATACAAATCAatgccatcatcatcatcgtctcCATGATAAAAAAGAACACACCAAAATGCTTGGCCTCGGCACAGTAgcagaaactaaaaaaaactgGGAAACtaaaaaactatcaaattgTAATTTGTTCTGCTCGTTTCGTGCTCGGTTGAACAAATGCTGAATATATTAGAACATCGTGTAATGCTGTTGTTTATTCAAAAGTAGGCGCCATTGGTCCAATGCCAGCGCCTGGTGTCGGCCCACGCCCCAGATGGTGTTCCATGCGGTCCGCCTCCCCCGCGTAGGCAACTGGTGGATTGACCACTTGTCGTCATCTGGCCACCGGTTTTAGGTTCTATTTCTGTGTATGTACGCTTGATTATGATGACGTCGATTTGACTTTTATTGTtgtcatatttatatttagcaTAGCCAATCATTCAAGCGCCTTGTATTTAGTTTGTAACGAAGCACACATCGATTTTTCACATCAGGCAATCAATGCCTCGATGTATTCGTTTAACGAAATGGCCTGGCTGGATTGTCCTTTTAGGTGTCGAGTTTGCGGGTTCGCTATTATTTGGGAGGATTGGGAATGTTCTTACGAACATTTGGGCAAGCCAAAGATTTTACAAGTAGGCCCTGCTAGCTAGGCGTATGAAGTTAACAATAAATTGTAATATATTCagttcaaaacaaaacaccaAGACGAGAACACAAAATTTTCTTAAAAGAAAGTCTCGGTTTCATATAAAAGGCAAGCAGCAGTTTTCGtaaacttaaaatttaatttatattatatccGACAAAAACTTATTCATGAATTTATTACATTTCGCATTGACAGGCACGCGATAAAAACTGGCATCTAAACGGTAGAAAACTCGCTTTCCAAACAGGAAACTATTGCTACTAGTTTATTAAATAGAATAAACTTTGGATCTGTGGTCACTGTTATCGATGGATGCCACAACTGGCTTCATTGCAGAGGCAAATCTAACCCGAGTTGCCATCAGGATTGAAGCCTCGAGGATCTTTAGTGCGAGTAAGAAAAGAAACGCAAACTGGTTTTCTGCCTCCAGAAAGGGGCAATCCTTGCATCTCGCGGCTGCCGACAGTGGCCCATTCTAAATGTAGTTGGTGTCAccaaggaaaagaaaattgccTCAAATCGACGCATTCTGCGTATTACTACCCAGCAACAAGGTGTGAACAAGCGTTTGTACAGAACGTATAAGTTCCTTAAAGCCGAGATTGATTAAAATGTACACAGAGGTTATCCATACACTCACAGCTTACACATCTTATGTTAACGCTTACGATATAACTTTAATAAAGTAACTAACCCAACTCAATTATGTGTATTAAATTGGGTGCAGGGTATTGTGAGGTCTTTAGTACCCGACGAGTGCGAATGCTTTAAGTCTTCCATGCAATCGATAAGCATCGATTTATATAAGGATCTTAGAAACTAGGCTTTctatggaatatataaatctaGAATTGAATCTacgaaattaaaagaaagtaGTTCTAGTAAAAATCAATGCATCattgtttcgttttgttttcgctAGAATTTGACCTCTTAACTGTTTCATAAATTAATCTCCCAGTtagaatttttttattttgcattccTAATTTGCTCGATTAAAAAACTGTTTACTTTCAATTACTAGGCTGGTTGTCTGTGGCGCATGTGAACCATCAATTGGCCACGCTTCATTAATAATAACGTTCTCTTTATATTTCGAACAAagaatcatttttttttcaagaggCCTTTGTCATTAGCAACATTTATGCGAGCAAcattgttgccatttttgtGTCCCGAAAAAACACAATGTAGGCATTACACGGTGCGTCGCTTTATCTTTATCGCCTCAAAATGCAGCCAACTATTAAAAAAACTGCCTCAACGTCGCAGAGCTCAAATGTCCGGTCTCTCCACTTATCCATTTGTCCGTATATCATCCACTTCAATGTCTCTGTCAATAAAGCTAAATGGGTCAGGCTCGAGCAAGCAAACGAAATTATTTTCTTgatattttcaattgttttataCGCTTTGTTTGTGAAAGAGAATTCATTAACTTACAAGCAGGAGTTATTTTTAGAGTGTAATCCGTGCCCCCAAGACTGAATTGTCTTAACTTACACATATtctaattaatatatattgaacTGTGTACTTACCCACAAATTAGCACAAATATGCCTATT
The sequence above is a segment of the Drosophila virilis strain 15010-1051.87 chromosome 3, Dvir_AGI_RSII-ME, whole genome shotgun sequence genome. Coding sequences within it:
- the LOC6624507 gene encoding uncharacterized protein, which codes for MSSQFGVEKCGGEGSEAAGGAAVINSLTSEMSLELKPSPKQTCIPLHQRQRMVNSETSVNSKKLDIDMPDKSWSVLYIGAKKDENFE